Below is a window of Pecten maximus unplaced genomic scaffold, xPecMax1.1, whole genome shotgun sequence DNA.
ACTCGGAGTAAAAATACGACGAAACAACATGTAAATAAGCATTATATGCACACAGAAAAGTTTATTTATGAACATTGCTTCCCGGAATGGGGCTTTAACAAGCTGTCCGAGGTTTGCCCAATCGGTTGACGGCGACGGCCAGTAaaagttttcaattttggaTAACTGTGACGAAAACTTGAACAATACAcactgtatatgtttttttgtttttgtttttgtttttgtcttcattttgaataaatacaCCCTATTTgatcaatcaaaacactgcttacaaatgGCAGTTGAGAAAATTAAACGCTGATCCATacattttgctataaaatgtaataaacagaatatctaacagaattttcagtaataccaagtATATTTCACTCCTGGGgccaatattttgatatttttcactcgtgagaaaaatcaaaatattagtcccactcgtgaaatatatttggtattccCGAAGACACTGTCAGATACATCTATATAAATAGCATGCTTTGTGGttaattaaataatgataaataatctttttttGATAACACGAAAGATAAAAAGCACCAGTGTTTAAAATTCAGTGATATTTATTTACTAAGTCATCCCGTGGTCATTTCTTCCACTAGTTttacaatagatatatcaaacatatatgAATACTAAAGTTTTAGGTTGTCTCGTGAAGATCCACCGCACACCGCAAACGTAAGTAAACAATGCGGATATACGTCAGTTACTTCGgattttcttatttcaaaataaaatggaagATATGTTGATTAGTATGAGTAATCAGTTTCTAAAATAGCAACTTGATTGATAACATTGTGATTGTTTATACGTAAAGTAAACTCGACTTGTGTATCAACAGGTCAGAAAACTCTGTATAACGAAAGTTAATAAATGACGTTAGATTTTAAATTATAGATAAATCTGCGGTATCTAGAATACAGCtatattcatttcaaattacTATACAAGCACTTCAAAATAGAATAATAGTCAAAATTATCAAAGATAAACAAGGGTTGAATCGTTTCGTAGTTTGAGATTGTGATATTAGCGTGTCTATATACACAAAATTCGTACTGTAACACTGGTATTTACACTAATTACTTATCCCATTGATGATTCAGTCATTTAAGCAATATCGGTGTTGTTATGTATCATGGAATTACTTGTATATGGATTTTATACATGCATGCCCGGAGGAATAGCAGAATAATGACGTTTTGTGGTATATCTAAATACAGTAGAATTTAATGTGAAAATATGTTCCTATATGTTTAATCTTTAATATCAGCAAATCTCATACATTTATGGGTTGATTTGGTTAAGTTTGGATTTTAATCTAAAAGTgttaatttataaattttagatatatttaccTAGACTTTTCGTGATATATAGCAGTTTTTGTGGACCTATCATAGCAAACTGATAGTTTTTATCGTAATTGTTTTCCGGATATAATTGTCCGGTAAGATAGACGGTTGTGCATATTATAGTCGATGTTCTCTGTAGCGATTCTGGAAGTAGACCTAAATACAGCCAGTGTATGGTGAAGACTGTGATGTGAACACGATATTGTACTGGTATCTTACTATACTTATTGCTGATCTCGTGCATATTTATGTACTTTCATTGTTTACATAACATGCTAACAGAGTGAGACGGCCGATGCATCTCTGTAAGAAATATGCCTACTGTACCGTTAGGCCCTAGATCGACATGTCGTCCTTTGACTAATATCAGCATAAGTtgtcatgtacatatatttcctGACATGGAGACTTCAGAGTCTTAACTTTCTAACTGCAGGGTGTTTAATGTCATTCTCGAACTACCGGTTTCTGTTCCAAACAATATGTGGACTCTGGGTCAAAGGGCATTAAGTGTGTAATGTTTTAGACGAAATCGGTGACAAGATTTTCCGCATCTGGTTAAAAGaactgatttatttatttatttattcatttatataattattttttctctcgAATATCTGGAAGGGTATGTAATCATATACTCTAgtaaatgataattattatcaatacaaGTTTCCACTACCATGCTTGGAAGTTTCCTTGATGTAAACCATCGATCTGTAGGCGCTGACGGTCGAGTCTATTTACTAACTGTAAATTATGTAGTAAAAGTAGCTCGTAATGGTAACATAAAGGAAAATTAACTTACTCGAATGATATAAGTACAAATCAATCATAGCTCGTGATAGACAGTCTAATAGTCCTTACGCAATGTTTATGTTGTCTAACTATTTATCAAATCGATTACTTTTGTAACTGCTTGATTATCCTTGTTACTGAGAGCTGCAATCgatttatgacgtcacagaaATATGAAACTTGAACGCTGATAGAAATCACGAATgcaaaacaatgtatatatctgcAGAGGTATGAAGTGgaacaaaataagaaaaaacgaaaacaaacaaacaaacaaaaacaaaaaaaaccggCAAGCCAGTCAGTTGCTATATCAAGTAAGAAGATTTGATGTTTTGACAATCACAATTGTAAATTGTATGAAGCTGtgattgtttttatataattgtCCGTACTGCAGAATGAAGATAATTTTGGGAATATTCATTCTCCTTCCAACCACAGGGACTAGCCTCATCTGACAGATGGTTTTtctcaatctgattaaaatacagatcctaaTACTATCGTGTTGAGGTCAACACGATAGTATTAGGATCTGTATTTTAGTCAGATTGGGTTTTTCTTTAATTTGGTTAGAGACTCTGATTTTGGTATATAATTATGGTTGTATTCTCAACGCTGATCGATTCGTTAATTTCATAAAGCCAATCAGCGCTGAGATTACAACTACGTTACACCAGGCAAACATGGCGTTGTTGGATACAGAATTTTCAATATGTGACCACGAAGGACAGGGGTGACCGACATGATAAtctagatataaactagtaaacAGATTCATGTACGTAATTCTGAGCCTGAAGTGTTGGCATGGTGTGTTTTAAACTACCCCCTAGCTATAGAGACTTTGTGTGTATTCGCCAGACAGCTCGGTGTCGGACTGAAATCGCAACAGTTCTACGGCATCATCTATAATGAATCATTTAAGTATTGGCCTGCTTGTCCATCATTTAAGTCTTTAAGAAATCACTGACGTGTGAAACGTGCAATGTAATGTAACtgaactgtttttttttatttcagaattaaTTAGTCCGAACAGTAAATATGAGGAAGGCAGCTTTAGTTGTAGGCGCCTCACGGGGGATCGGGAGGCAGATCGCTCTGTCATTGTCAAAAAATCGCTACGGTGTGGGCGTGGCATCAAAGACTGAGACATCCACCGAAACACTTCCTGGTTCTATTTACACAGTGGCGGCGGAAATCGAGGCCGAGGGGGGTAGGGCTGAACCTATGGTCTGTAACACACGGTCCGAGGAAGATATCAAGGAAGCTGTCCAAAAGTGCATTAAAGagtatgtatgttataaaaaaaaatcaaaaagtacaacaaaaatttaaaacaaaaataatgcaATGTAACGCCAACATAAGAAGGAAGCAtagagaaaataatgaaaatgttcatttataaatcaatattgCACTGATCTCGATGttaaaatgattgtttaagctattttggtttatttgatACAGGTTTGGCAGGTTAGATGTAGCCGTTTATAACGCTGGGTCAATCACGTGGGATAAAGTtatcaacacaaaaacaaaaaaatatgacCTGATGAATGAAGTGAATGCACGAGGAGCTTACATCATGGTACAGGAAGTCCTCCCACATTTCCTGGAACAGAAATCCGGCAAAATTATACTGGTGTCGCCGCCAATATACAATAGGTATGTGTTCCGTACCCCAGGGAAGTATAGGAAACTCGACGGATAAATCCTTGAGCTTTAGTGAAAAAGTTCGTTTTGCTTAACTGGAACCGTTTCGGAAACATACCTTCTTAGTTTCACAACAGAAGTTTTCATTCGAGAAGGTGACATTGCTTGTCGTCATAAAAGTAAATGACGTCTAGCCTTACAAAACGTCTAGTCCCCTTTCCATCATTAACGTAagaaaaattaagaaaatagcCACCAGAAAGCATTTTCATATTGTTTGGTGCATGTTGCCTTCATCTGAATATCAATAATGTAATATCTAGCAACATTGAAAACTTTCACCATTTGTTAACCCAATTTTCTAAGGTCCCTTTGAAAGTCGGGTGATTTGGTTGACGTTTAATCGAACAGTAGAATTGCAGATCATGTAGAGAAAGAGCATTGGCCCTAAGACCATTCCCTGGTGTTTTCCCGTCCACCTTCAATGTGCTAGCTAAGTACACGAAGTCTAGTGGACTTTGACGAGACGAAAAAGTTGAAATCACTAATAATACATTCAATTCCTCATGCAATTTTGTCATCAATAAACACCGACCTTTGTGCTGAAACCTAGCATTGTCATGTTTGGCTTGTATAGACGAATGGTTCAATGCGAAGGATAGGGAGCATCATTCTATAGATCAGGCTCTACTACAGATTAGGATATTATCTGTCTCCATTTAAAGTACGCGTTACCAACGAATTTTGTTAAATACGAACTTGTAGAATAATCAtgaatttatatacaatgtatgtaatacctATGCTATTATTATTAAGTTTGATTAagaaatgctatttttttttatttttttttattaagatcTTTTGTGGTTTATTTGATTATGTCTTTTATTTCAGATTCTTTAAAGGGAAGACACCGTATTCCATGTCGAAAGTAGCCATGACAGTCCTTGTCCACGGACTGGCAAATGAACTGCAAGGGACAGGTTGGTATAAATCAGTGCCGCTGTTCATCATGAAAAATAGGACAgtgaaaaatattcaataaattgAGAAactttaaacagaaaaaaataattatttcaatgaaatactgaatatgtttttttcttattatttcttttattatgTGAACAGGGGTTTCAATTAGTGCTTTGTGGCCGGCAACAGTCATCAGAAGTCACGTGACTGATAAGTTAAAGGTACCCCTGAAACTCATGAGGACACCTGACATATTTGCTGACGCGGTAGTAAAAATTGCCGAAGATCCGACTGAAAAGTGAGTTAAGACTAGATAATCCTTCTCCAAGCTCAAGTCGTTTGACTATATCTTTGTTTATGAAGATAACAGTACAGCTTCAGCTTAATTTTGTTACCTAATTTTGAAACCAGAATCCGTTTGTTCATGTTTTGGTGGTTCGATATGACTTCAGACATACTGGGTCATTAACCGAAAGGTAATTCATATTTCGAAAGTCTTTCACGAAGCTATGCAGAAAGCAATATTAAGACTATGAATGTAACTGCCGTCTCATCACAATACAGATAGAATGTTACTGAAGTTTCCTATCAAACAGCTCATCATGATTTTTGTACAGCGGAGATTATTGCTAGATTTAATCCTCCCTGCCACTTAGTTGGGATGTCCGTACAGTCTATCTGGTCCCAGTTGCCTTCATTTCGTTCTATACATATGTCATGGCAAAATCAAGGCTTATACACCGCCATCTTGTTGGAAGTCAAAACAGCTACTTTGATCCCTTGAATCTTGAAGTCGCCATACAATTAAATTGACTGGCTTGTAACATGGTTGCCATTCCTTCGTAATGTTCAAAAGAAATACATCAGCTAAGCGATtggtcatgttttttttcaagacACTAATTAAAGAACAATTCACGTGCCATCAATTTTGCCATGACATGTTCCAGAGAAGACGAAAgcgaaagtgaacgtaacccatCTAGTATTTGCTAATATATTCCTCGTTATATTGTAGGCTGAATGGCCAGGCGTTGATAGACGAGGATTACCTGAGGACAACAGGTGTGTCTGATTTCTccatgtacaggtgtgacagtgACCACGAACCTTCTCGCATGATGCCCCAAAGATTCCCCTCCCTCTTGGTTGAGGAGGAGGACCAGAACGTACCACTTTCAGCAGCACGAGAAAATACAAACAGCGATATAAATAGTAAACTATGAATTCTGTGTTTCGTTATTTTTACGCAATGTTTTGTCCACATGGGATAGATTCATCATGGACTC
It encodes the following:
- the LOC117318345 gene encoding hydroxysteroid dehydrogenase-like protein 2; amino-acid sequence: MRKAALVVGASRGIGRQIALSLSKNRYGVGVASKTETSTETLPGSIYTVAAEIEAEGGRAEPMVCNTRSEEDIKEAVQKCIKEFGRLDVAVYNAGSITWDKVINTKTKKYDLMNEVNARGAYIMVQEVLPHFLEQKSGKIILVSPPIYNRFFKGKTPYSMSKVAMTVLVHGLANELQGTGVSISALWPATVIRSHVTDKLKVPLKLMRTPDIFADAVVKIAEDPTEKLNGQALIDEDYLRTTGVSDFSMYRCDSDHEPSRMMPQRFPSLLVEEEDQNVPLSAARENTNSDINSKL